TGCTCGAATACCTGCTATGCATGCACAAGAAGAAACTTTATTTAGAAATCAGAGTGTGAAAGGGACACACCACAGTCTACGACAACTAAAGTAAAGTAAATTgtaagttatattttttatacactAGGGGGAACTAAAGACCACAAGTTCTGCAGACAGTGGTGGCCTGTTAcggtattgtttatttaaatacacagatttatacagtttacaaaaaaatacatgtgcATTATTTCATTATCACATGTCACATCCTCAAGTCACTATTTTcgaaaactgtaaaacaaacaaactctgaaaaacaaacTACTTAATTAAGCAGCAATGTAGATATTAAtttcaaccacatctctcacaacattcaaaaaactacttaaaacccatctcttctgtgaatacttgacagacaaatgagaaaaaacgaagaaaaaaactaaccctctctctttctctcaacaggtattggtctagcgtttgctgaaactagtaactttgtattagtattattgctcctgtatgacatatcgcttattgctccctgaactctctgtaagtcgctttggataaaagcatcttctaaatgtaaatgtaattttgcaGAAAACTTTTGTAACAAAAAGACAGCTGAAATCTGATGAAAAATCTAACATTGCATAAAGTGTGTTTcttcattttaaaagaaatgttgTAAAACCGTTATACACATTTTCATCTGTTTCTGTGTATTGTGGCCTGGTCAGGTTGCATATTGTAAAACAGGTGTTACACATCTTGACACCTGTCTTTTGCACTGTCAAATTCTGATCAGAAAATAATCTTAACAATAGGTGTAAATGGTGTGTAATGATTCATGTTATTATGCAACATACTTTAGTTGTGATGTCCTCAAGAAGAGTTGCTTGCAGAATTTTTACTAAAAAGCTTCTAACATGTATTAAAGATACCTTGGTCATTTTATTCCGTTATAATGTGTTTACAAATGCAAATTTGAgtattatttgtgttttattagtaTACATACTTTCAAAAAGCATCCACCAATATATAAGCTTTATTtattgtaaagaaaaaaaactcaccAATTGTGATTTTCATTACAAATTTATTTGCTCTTTTGTATTGTGTGATTGTTGGAGACAAGTGATACAGTATAACTCATCAATAATCAAATTACAttacatgaataaatgcagCAATACTCTTAACACTTGCAAAATAACGACATACTGCTACTGtgattaaaatatgaaatactaCAAGTTTTGATTCTATGTACAAGAATAAAAATTTGAATATCTGAATATTTACAGAGGATCACAAATGTCTTGAAATTGCCATGTGTCACGAATCTCAGCTATGGACtatggcaggaaagaacccaattgcaggcagcgggagtacagggagaacaaaatactttattttaacaataaacataaaacaaaaacccgcgatggggtgaaaacaagaacaagataacAATAAGGCAATGGAGACTTAAACTAACTTAACACTAGACCCACATAGACTTGACaaggactaaactaaactaaacacttactacaacagacgaaacagcaacaagaggCACAGGCATTACGGGGAACGAAGAACGCATACCatgcacatacaatgaccgacacaggacaatgaaacatgagggttttACATAGGTAAGatagacaaaggataacgacacggggcaggtgtgggtaattaaacactcagggaaagataacgaggaaacgagatggcgggaacagagacgagacactggagagaacgtatattattgtcaaaaggacaataatatgtttctctccacacataaccaaaggctttgtcatgactctgctacaggaccaagaaaaacatgactaaatgaagcagagccatgacaccatGTGCCTTTTCAACTAACCAACTTCGACACAATAATATACAATCGACTTTGAGACCATTACAAGAAACAgacaacattattattataactgacatgaaaggaaataaacaaatactAGTTGCTACTACACTATTTTTTGCTAATTGAAAGTCAAATAGACGGTTTAACATAGGAAAAGTGCAATGTTTAGGCTACATGTAAATAGAAAGTAGACAAAATCATCGGGTTATAAAAATCATGCATTTGTCTGTGTTCCACACTGTCTTTATCTAGTCTGGGCAGAAGTTTAATCATTCACATTAACATGATCATATTTCAGAGGCTGGTATCACATGggatattttattaaacattgagAATAGATCCAGCTATCTCATTGTGCTGAAAAAAAGAACTCCAATAGTTAAaacacccacacaaacacactgctgTTGGTAGATTAAGTCATTGCATTGCTGAAAAACAAATTTCTTAACTATAACCATCAGGAACTACATCAAAAGACAGCTATGCATCTGATCCTGTTGATGCTCTGTACAAAATCTACATTGGTATGTGGCCTGTTATTAATAAATCAAAATGGACATCAGGGAAAGATTTTGCAGTAATTCCATTTTTCTGCCAACATCTCATCTAATACTTCATTAACATTCATCTCAATGTGTGAACAGCATGAGTCTTGGACCTTCACCTGCTGTCATCACTCCAGTTACAAAAATGATAACATTGCATTAAAAACAGACATGCGGCTTTGTTCCATAATTATGATAGCAGACAGTACAGCATCTGTCCGAgattaatgacattttaaagcGTTTGAGGATGGAACAAGCAAATGAAAGTGGATCTGTGCTGAACCTATTTTACTGTAGCTGCTTCTTGACAGTTACTACTGGTAATGTCACCCTGACTGAACTGTTCTCTAGATGGCATTgacatttttaatatataacTATGGTAATGTTACAGGCTATTACTTTCAAAAGATTATTTGGTTGCTCAGACCATCAATGCTCAGTCCTAGCACTGAAGCTTGCGAATACTGCGAGAAATTCTCTTAAACTCACGCTGACCCTTCTGCCAGCGCTTCAGCGATGTTATAACCAAATTCCCATCCATCTTCTGGCCCATCACCAGATAGGCAGcattgatgtcattcatttcatcacacacacactgaagtcCATCTTTCAGCCAAAGCACGGTTTTTCTGAGGTCACGCTCGGTGACACCACCGTTCAGCTTGTAGACAGTCTTGCTCTTGGTTTCCGGAATGATCTTGGTGTCACCATTCATGTAGGATATCTCCTTGACCTTGATCTTTAAAGCTAGTATTTCATCAAGATAGAAGATTGTGTTAGGGTGAGACAAAGGAGAAAAATAACTGCGTGAACCAAATTTAGGAATGCACCACCTTAAATAACTTCTGGTTAATATGCATGAGCAGAGTTTAAGGTTGGAGATGTTGcttttttctatttctttttttattgtggttctttgaaaataatcattttttagtATAAGTAATGTTCTAGTGTACAATTATTGTGCcttggtttttattaaaaagtttttaaaagcaCCTTATTTTGTCACACGTACAAGTTAGTATGAGAAAATAACAGGTTCTTGCGAAAGGTTCCCCTAAGAAAAGCgtatgccaaatgcataaatataaaagttTAAACAGTGTGTGTAAAAGAACCATAAAACAAGGACTTACCAAAGTCATTCTTGCAAAAGCTGTCCACAATTCCATTGTCATTCTCAGGTTTTTCTTTGCAAGCCTCACATACCTTCGGAACTATGCAAAGAAAGATCAACACAGAAGTTAAGGGTGAACGGGTTTTTGAAAACCAAATAAAACCAAAGCCTTCCTACCTTCCTTGGTGACGGGCACTAAAGCATCACCACTACCAGGTTGTATGCACAGGTCGTTATCCAGTGGAAAGCGCTCGCAGTCCAGCATCTCCGGCCAAGGAAACCCAAACGCAGCCATCACCGGAGCGCAGCCGTTCATCACGCTTTCGCACAGCGACCTGCACGGCTGAATCGGCTCATCTAGATCATCCAGACACACCGGAGCGAAGAGCGAACAGAGAAACTTTCTGGTGTCCGGATGACACTGCTTCTGCACCAACGGGATCCAGGAGGAAGCCTGTTGCACAACTTCGTTCATGGTTTCGTGTCCGAGGAGGTTGGGGAGACGCATGTCCGTGTACTCGATATCGTGGCACAAGAGAAGGTTTGCGGGTATTGGTTTGCAGTTGCTCTTTTTCTGGAAGAGCTCGGGCTGACCGAAGGCGTATAATCCGTGAAACGCATCCAGATATTCAGGTAATGTAAGAGCTACCAGAAGTGCCAGATATGCCCGCATCTTTATATCACTTGAGCAGAGGCAAAACAGAGAGAAGTAACTTCCGAAAATGCCAGTTTAACACTCAGCGTTATTCTCAGTTATGGATAACTGAACTCTGTTCTGTGCCAAAACCTGTTCTCACTGGCCTGGGCGGAGCGAAAGGGAGCGATCTGATGTCCACTGCTCGAATTTGCCCTGTTTCCTGCAAAGGCTGTGTGCAAAACTTAGTAGCCACCCACCTAGAGAGCGTTTTTGGCCACACGTCGTCACAAAAGAAACGCATTAAAAAGTTGATTGTATTACTCGTGATTTTTGTAAgatgacattcttacaaaaatatttaaagaaaaaaggcTCTACGCAACACTTTTACCCGCACATTAGAAAACTAACAACAAATTAACTTATgatgtttttgttgtaaatattggttggttaaaaaaatcaaactgtTCCACTGGTTCAGGATTTTTATTCCTAATTTTACTTGATGATGATAAGTAATGACACTTTTATAACAATTGTTAATATGACAACACAATTCACGTTATGCTTTATGACTTAGAGTTCATTTGACAGCTGGGTGCATGATACTATTCTAGTGATGTGTGGTGTACAAAATGCTTatacaaaatgttaaactaTTTTCATGTAATATGCTACTATAGAAATAAAACTATGCAAAAACTTTTTTAAGTAATGAAATGTTAAAATTGTATCTACTGCCCTTTTCTATGAATTCGtcttttataatatatgtacatttatgtTGTGTGGAATAGCTTATTTAGAGGTGATAAATAAAAGAGCATTTTTATAAcaagttttatatattattttttaaaacatctgcTTAAGAATCTGATAAAATACTATCTTATTAACATATTGCAGAATCTACAACAAATATACAGATTTATGCattctgctgtgtgtgtttgtgtgtgtgtgtgttttcatgtttgtatatcccggtggggacctaaacctgaatacacaccaacacatggggactcgtgtcaccgtggggaccaaaattgaggtccccaggggcaaaaaagctaataaattgtacagaacaatattttttacaaatctaaaaatgcaaaaagtgttctatgatctttaggtttagggataggggatagaagtataaaaacattacgcctatggaccccacggggatagtcaaccaaagcctgtgtgtgtgtgtttgagagagagagagagagagagagagagccctgTTGATTGAAACTGAACTCCTTGGGGCAGTAGGTCTGGTCCCTGTATCATTCATCACTCTGTAAGGGTCCCGTTTGATACCACTAACCACCAAATCTTTGTCATCTCTCACAGCCTCGTACCTTCATTCTTTTAAAGTTAAAGGAAACATACAGTGAACAGCTACAAATCTGAACCACAGATTCATTGTGTCAGGCTAGAGCATGTGTGATCTGTTAAGTGTTCaagaaaaatgtttataaatgtgaaaatgtataaatgtgtttatatagCGATATTAGGAGCATAGTGGTTCCTTTGGATCTTTCTTGTCACCAGATTTATTGGGTTACAGTTTCTCTTAAAGTCCTCTTAGAGAAATTCCCCTAAGGCTTCCAAAGGTCATACGTTTAGAGGCCCCCATTAAATACAGGTTAGCTGCTGGGGTTTCCTCTCTTTGTCATTTATAGACTTGTATCTGGATGTAAAGTTATAGCTTTTGGTCTCTGTGACGCTTAGACAATGATCTGACTCTGACCAGGAACTTTTGCTCTCTAGTAGATCTATGTCCTTTGGTTGCCCATTTatactgtgtacagtatatgtgaccctgtctgtgaaactcAGCTAAAGTCCTGTCATGATCACAGTGGacaagaacccaattgcaggcagcggcagtgatGGGGTTAACagggatatttatttaaacaaagaaacacaaaacaaagaccgacGATGGGGTATAACAGAATAAACAAGATATAATACAAGGGACAGGACATAGCTAACACTAGACTTACATAACATTAGGCAAGAACAAAACTGAACTagacacttactaagactgacgGAATCGTAACAACAGGAACTCACGGTGAACATACGAGGAACAGCGGTACACAGAAATACACAGGTACAGGGTACAACCACATACAAtcaccgagcacaggacaatgaaacatgagggcattttatagggaacacaaatgagggatgataacacagggcaggtgatggtaatgaaacacggcagggaagcaatacgggaaacgagaggggcggggccaatgacaagacatgagaaagcacatggaatgtcaaaagataaacaccccatgactttctcacattaaacataagggatctttcatgatcctgccacaagactagaaaatcctgaacaagaaggcaggaccatgacaagtCCTTTTGTGATTTATGGTTTTCTACATAAACTCATCCTATACACATTATTCACATTTAGTAAATATTGACCTCAAAAACTAACTTtctataattatttttataacacTTTGCCATTGTCATTCAGAGCTCATACTGCCAGAATGCATATTACTTTTGTATGAAACCAAGGAGCTTTTGATGATTTAATATTATTCTAATGACTGACGTTCTTTGTGTGTAATGTAAAGAACTTTATGTACTGTAAAACACAACCTGTTGTAATTTGTCTTTGAATAGAAGTACTATAAATGCTAGGTTAATTTTAACCCAGTTGGGTCAAAAAGTGACGAACCCAACTGTTGagttataaattaacctatgaTGGGTTGTTTTAGCCTAAaattttgggttgttttaacccatggttgcatcaaatataaacatatagcTAAACATataggttaatttaacccaacggttggcTTTGTCCAAATGACCATTGACAATGCAGGAATGAACAATTAACAAGCACAATGAATGTTTCTGTTTAGTGTAAATGGGGTCACAGAGCCTAAATGTTCTGCACAGAGCTCTAACACACTGTCTTAAGCTCTTTTACTGTTTCTCTCCTGCTGGGAAGGTAAAAGTTAGTTTAGAGAGAAAAATGTGCTACAGCCCTAACAAGCTTATTAGATTCAGTACCATCTCTGCACAGCTTGAGTTGAAGAATTCAATCGTACGGCAAACGTATTAATGTAACTGAAGTTCCATATAATCATGCAGATTGTACTTAAATGTGTAATTCAAAAACATACAGACTGGGAAGTAATCTAGTCAGCATGTATCCTTTGACAGGATCGATTGAGTGACTAATGTGGGAAGACTtgaatgtgtgaatgtgttaaAGCAGGCCATAGTTCATAATTCTAGGTTTTAGTTATTCTTTGTTTGATCAGTTTATTTTGTATCGAAATCTGGCCCATGCTTGAATGAAGAAAAAGCGTGTATATCGTCTCTGTCGGGcagaatcctcgcatctccaaaaccattctttttcaggaaattaaaaaactgcatattttttgagttattaaacattgtatcgttaaagttggtattataccttatattgctatgatatactgttgtgtaccaacattaacacaacatttccccaaaaccatgtttaatcggagatacaaggtttatgacttgggagcagggagatacgagattacgctgtcattgataagaatggtacggacacagacgtcgctgctgctagcagtgttcatcaaagtctgcggtcgcgttgagtcttttgacaagagacgaggctttaagagctaatgaaagctaatgattgtggttacatacatcttcctaaactctattttaaacgttagcgctatgagtgatgcaataccaaaataaaacgttaaacaggctgtctaatataggcggaaattaatctggaCGCAAATAATGTCGGctgtcgcgttgagcctcttgacaagagaaaaggcttcaatcgttaaccaaagctaacgactgtggttacacacatcttcctaaactctattttaaaggtttaagaactataagtgatgtaatacaaaaaacgatgagctaactaggctgtctaataggtggaaattagccgaatctgctcgcaaacttaccttcgtggctcacgggcttcccttctgcaccgaagcattacagctatcgatttttaacaaaacaggcctactcaaatgtatctaacctaactattttcactcgttattgtctaaaaaactttcaatcaggagacgcaatgccgagaagctcccgcggagtgaagaagaggtggagttacaagacttctcagacagttgaagtgtccaatggagttaagagatttgctgtcaagctattttcaacactttagattggttaataatttgtaaaaaaataacagacccacatggggactgaccaatagcatcgatttgtgaaaaaatatgaaattgaccaaatttggccATAGGAGGTTtctgcccgacagcgacgatatgtttcTTTGTGTTGGATAAATTATGAAACCATATTGCCTAgaatgtcatggttctgccccatcttgtcttgctttacttgatctagtggcagaatcatgacagaacctcttgtttcatgtggagaggtgcattttggcactgatggccttccatactctccggtctcgtcattgttcctgccctcgtttcctcgttagtgctcattatgattttgttttgtctttgttttatcttattattaaagtcttgtaaACCCcatacccgctgtctgcacctgggtcttCTGTCCTTCTTCCCTCACCGATCGTGACATAGAAATGCATAcagttgttttacatttatgccCTTCCATTCACTCTATCTTTAGCTAATTTGGCAAAGCTTTGTATCCATAggccatgggtttgattcccaaagATACAATATACTTATATTAACAATAATTGTGATACTAATATATTAAGTTAactattaaaatgttataaataataCAGCACCAGTATCTGGTTGACACTTCAGCACAGATGGTGATATTGcataatttaaatttttttactAAAGTGCCACAATgcttacaaactctctctcctCCTTACACTAATATTTTGAGTGCAAACCattgaagaaaaacaaacaaacacaaaacaagccgAATTAAAGATAAATCTCAGTAATAGGATTATTTATAGCAATATTTCGGCCACAATACTGGTGTTGTGATCAGATAACAAAGATTTCGCTATTTCCTGCAATTtccagtataaataaaatagtcTGTTGCAATATTCTACAGTTATCCCTATGCTACAGCTACATGTAATTCATACAAAGTGAAGGCCAAAGTTCAACAAAATCCACTGCATTTGACATGTGTAATGTGGGCTGTGTAAGTGACCCTTGTTGACCTGGGGCATTCCAGAGAATCACTTTGCGGGTAAATAAAGCCTGGCATCCACAGCTTGACTTGTGGCAAAAAGGGTTTACAGGCATCAGCCAAATAACCTGGTGATACATGAGACAAAACAGACACTCTGTAATCCCGCCCACTGTCTAACACATGTACATCTGAAACTAAACTACACcataatataatctaaatacACATGGCCTGATGCTGACAGAGCATATTCATTCATCATTGCATGGACAGATGTATTCTGTCATTAGATTGATATATTAATAAAGATCTTACTGTTATGCTCCATGTTATATACACGTTTAACAGGTGAAAGTTTAAAAAGcagagaaaaatgtatttttaacaacAGAGGTTTGAGGCAAAAGCTCAGCAAGATAAAAATCTTTGTGGAACCAGCCATGTCTTATTAAAAGTAAAGGAGAAATGCAAGAATGTTATATTGTCCTTGGAACATAAAATAACAATccagtttttctgttttatcagttgaatttgaaagaacaataaattaTTCTGTAAAAATCACGCAAGGGTTTTATATCTagggaaataaatattttgattttcatttgattttttcTACTGAAGTTCTGCTATCAGCATCGGAACTACACCCATTAAGCTGCAAATAAAATGTAGCCTATACATTTCTACACCATCTTCACTGTCATGAATTTAGTAAAAGGATTGGCTGGGTTTTGTGTGACAAGATGTGTCACGCAAGTCAAGGTTTATTGCAGTTTTAGAACTTGTGTGCCAGACTAAACCGGTTAAAATACTTCAGATTCATATGACATTTCTAATCTTaaaaacaatcttttgtaaTCAATGTTCATGCTAAGTGCTATCATAAGGTCACCCTTTTTTTTCCAGTATCATTGCAAGTGAAATGTTACACATAAAACTTGCTTTCATCAAGTTGCAGCAGCATGTTGAAGTGTTTGAGCTAAAGTGCTTGTTATTTTGACAAGGCATGATGAATGATTTCACAGAGGCTTGACGTTCTAGCATATGAAAGCAGCTTGGCAGTGTGGTTaaattgctttttatttttttaactagaGGTCTGAATTTTCTTATGATTGATGCTAAGCACTCAAGATTGAAAGTGTGGATCTATGCACACTACAAGTCTCTTGTTTTCAGTCTTGTTTGTGCACATATTACATGATGAATGAGCAGGTgtgtcaataaaataaattttccCCGAATTAATGTATGTTAAAATTAGCAGTTGgttaaaataagcaaaaaacaGTTATTAAGCAAGTACATAATAGGTTGTTTGCACATGACGTCATGGCACTGCGCGAAGTGCCGATGGAGGGCAgaaagtgattttctccataggaattcactataacaaactcaaaatacctatgttttgcgtCGCTTTTCACTGTTCAAATCGATCAAACCATGAATGAAtattattgtgtagcaaaagttgatgttcatgaagggggaaaatgcgagtattgactgaaAAAACGGAGATAAAAgtggcttgtaaacctgaatctgctgTTGGGATAAGCCGAGTGACTTCTAAAACGCTTGAAGGACCCATTGTATGAAAGTCAAAAatgttctgtgtttaagtgctataatcgggtccccggtgcatctagaaACTAGGGCTGttgcgataaaccgacgataaatatcacgtgatttatgcacagcttttgagtgaagtacgggaaaatgctgctgcatccgaaagccagagtgcgctctcgtgcggaaactccaaatacgcactgcagaagaagatcaTAACggtctaggaaatgcctatggacatctttttatcactgttcctcaagcctcatcaggaatttttatgataataaagtatatttataatgatcatgtttgacgggtgttgctttttcaaatgcacattataagcgactcaaactcgcactgcttttagatcgagcagcatttcctactgatcccagagctgtgcttcacggacaagctacgcattaaaaaaaaagaaatcgagacattgcatatcgcagccagcttgatttcaataggatttagtggtatcgttataaattatcgtgcagccctactagaaacccagaaaacgtgaaaaacaagatcccagtaactttgttttggtaagcctttcattgcaagcatgtgagaaatcaaaccgttcagatttcgctcctgatgtaACGTAAACGCAGgctattattataatattaccgccatGGCCGTACCTACAATTGAGGTCCCCGAGGTCCGGACCGCTgtagttttgtggtgaaaaacaTTGCGCAATACGCCTCTTTCACAATATGGCGGCGGCGACCGGAAGTAGGGAAATACTTTTTCCGGCCGCACTGCTGCCAtagccattcattcattcattgtcCCCcgtttcctgctcctccccttcacaGCGGACGGCAGCAGGCCCACGGCCAACTGAGGTCCTCCACTCCTTCCCGGATGGCAGCCAGCCCACCTCGACCCAGGAGCATGACAGCGAGCTCTCCGTCCCACCCGATGCATacttgctccagcaccaccgcctcttCAGCCCCGCGATCACCCTCAGCAGCGATGGCTCTCCGACAGCATGTACCTCCTCCCTCCCGGGTTttggcaccaatgtaacaaggtTCAAAAGGGATGAAGGTGGGAACCGACGAACGTTAAAcctaacttttaataaaataaacaaacaacaaacgaaagtaaagtgccgacagctccctcacagttgactgccggccacacaaacatcataaaacataacataaaatccaggcctggttctctctcgtcctccactgttgtcgctcctccttttacgCTTCCAGAGCTCCTCCGttagagatgcgagaccggtgcaacatGCAGCTGATGCTcgttatcactcgcgtcaccggcctcgtgccattccctcacggccctcgtcccgctctgcatGTCAcacataccaacttgttgaaagtgctcagtttatgagtcctttaaagaggttttaacgtacctaaacaacgaccaggtgagcacaaatttctgtcaaaccttgtcATGAACACTAGCTGCAAAGATCGAGTTCTGATTAAACGGATAAGGTGATAAATCTTGCGtttctcccccatagaagtccattaaaAGGAAACCGCTTAACGTACCAAACAACCTCGTAAAACCAAACTTcgattaaactttatttgtaataaacactaaCTACTGTTAAAAGAAGCACTTATTGCAGGGATAAGAATAGTCTCACGTTAAGCTTGTTCTTTATAGAAGTTCATTATAAAGAGATCACAAAATGTGGCTCAAGGCAGCGACAAACTGAGAacataaaacttttctgttgtcatgtttatgtttgatatcagtgataaacaaatgtatttattttggttttccgTGGTTGTTTTGGTACGTTTTGCTGTTTCCtaataatggacttctatggggaagaAATGCGTAATGCAAGATTTTTCCCTTTATCCATTTAATATGGGCTCGTTCTTTAAACagcagctagtgtttattacaagtaatgtttgacagaaatttgggctTCCCTGGTTGTTAAACATAGGTACTTTGAGTTTGtgatagtgaattcctatgAAGAAAgtcacttgctgccctccagCTGCGCCTTGTATAAAAAACACCTATTGGAGTAGAAAACTGTCTCCTTACCACAACATGCTTCgaataaagatttataatttGGGATCTCAGCTTGGCTTGTGCTGGAAATGCCAGTTATTTTTAAACACGTAAAGATAAGCTACAGTAGCCTAACCTGCAATTCCAGGTTTtgaacagagatggcgacagagtcaagttacagattgcagcgtCAATGTTTAAACAATTAATTCCACATGTTAACACGTTTTTACAGCCCTAATGGAGTCTAgtggtttatttaattttgttattGTGCTTCCTAGCTGCTCCTTCACTCACACTCTTTGGTTAAGAAGTTTTCAGGAAGGTGCAAAAGATGACAAGATATCTGGATTAaaggtgcacacacaaatagACGTTTTGTGACTTCTTGTCAAAGTGGACTAGTTGGTAAAAGAAAGTCGCAGGTGTTAACTTGCTGTGCAG
This sequence is a window from Triplophysa rosa linkage group LG4, Trosa_1v2, whole genome shotgun sequence. Protein-coding genes within it:
- the sfrp2 gene encoding secreted frizzled-related protein 2, whose translation is MRAYLALLVALTLPEYLDAFHGLYAFGQPELFQKKSNCKPIPANLLLCHDIEYTDMRLPNLLGHETMNEVVQQASSWIPLVQKQCHPDTRKFLCSLFAPVCLDDLDEPIQPCRSLCESVMNGCAPVMAAFGFPWPEMLDCERFPLDNDLCIQPGSGDALVPVTKEVPKVCEACKEKPENDNGIVDSFCKNDFALKIKVKEISYMNGDTKIIPETKSKTVYKLNGGVTERDLRKTVLWLKDGLQCVCDEMNDINAAYLVMGQKMDGNLVITSLKRWQKGQREFKRISRSIRKLQC